Proteins co-encoded in one Anaerolineae bacterium genomic window:
- a CDS encoding GNAT family N-acetyltransferase produces the protein MSTLSTIGELRQTLQRWLDVSDPEQAVFAYYMLYHPASRTRLYVTYDQSGEIAGALAECLTGYDLFRPLYVMLAENEPALRQLIQEIAPQRRPGYLLGPMHYLQVWRDYFLLSGEEIFRLYVLDVANFQPIINILVTRAQSPDGQPRYEIRTPKDEVLAFASVNWRSPQFAEVAVHVEPAAQGRRWGESVVSALCAELVRGGVTPLYLAGAVNPASIALAERVGFQDTGRRLAFASAEWRPTA, from the coding sequence GTGTCAACCTTGAGCACCATCGGCGAACTGCGTCAGACGCTCCAGCGGTGGCTGGATGTCTCCGACCCCGAACAGGCCGTCTTCGCCTATTATATGCTCTATCACCCCGCCTCGCGCACCCGCCTGTACGTGACCTATGACCAGAGCGGCGAGATCGCCGGCGCACTGGCGGAATGCCTGACCGGCTATGACCTGTTCCGTCCCCTCTATGTCATGCTGGCGGAGAATGAGCCGGCCCTGCGCCAGTTGATACAGGAGATCGCCCCCCAGCGCCGGCCGGGCTATCTCCTGGGGCCAATGCATTATCTCCAGGTCTGGCGGGACTATTTTCTCCTGTCAGGTGAGGAGATCTTCCGCCTCTACGTGTTGGACGTCGCCAATTTCCAGCCCATCATCAATATCCTGGTGACGCGTGCCCAATCTCCCGATGGCCAGCCGCGCTACGAGATTCGCACTCCGAAAGACGAGGTGCTCGCCTTTGCCAGCGTCAACTGGCGCTCCCCGCAGTTCGCGGAGGTGGCGGTGCATGTGGAGCCGGCGGCCCAGGGCCGGCGCTGGGGGGAGTCGGTCGTGTCCGCGCTGTGCGCGGAGCTGGTGCGAGGGGGCGTGACGCCGCTGTACCTGGCCGGCGCGGTGAATCCGGCTTCTATCGCCCTGGCCGAGCGGGTTGGCTTTCAGGACACCGGCCGGCGGCTGGCCTTCGCCAGCGCCGAATGGCGCCCCACCGCTTGA
- a CDS encoding response regulator — MDKPRVLVAEDSPMLQALMKKALEAAGVSVILAENGRQALELAQAETFDLIALDNRMPELDGTEVCAELKADARWSAIPVIIITGDEQPRPCGADRYVVKDAGFASLVAAVRELLAI; from the coding sequence ATGGATAAGCCCAGGGTGCTGGTGGCCGAGGACAGCCCGATGCTGCAGGCGCTGATGAAAAAGGCGCTGGAAGCCGCCGGCGTCAGCGTCATCCTGGCCGAGAACGGCCGGCAGGCGCTGGAGCTGGCACAGGCGGAAACCTTTGACCTGATCGCGCTGGACAACCGCATGCCGGAGCTGGACGGCACAGAGGTCTGCGCGGAACTGAAGGCGGACGCGCGTTGGAGCGCCATCCCCGTCATCATCATCACCGGCGATGAACAACCCAGGCCCTGCGGGGCCGACCGCTACGTGGTGAAGGACGCCGGCTTTGCCAGCCTGGTAGCGGCGGTGAGGGAACTGCTGGCCATTTAG
- a CDS encoding aminomethyl transferase family protein produces the protein MKRSPFYCDIQQAGPQWTVVQGWEVPNIFTSPREEHLAVRQRAGVFDWSTTGEIEIQGPDALRLVQKVIVNDAAGMPVNKVLYTTMLLEDGSIFSDITVYRLGESHYMLMTAWGSNAANARPEYEWLLRWSEGLNVAVTDVSSGSALLAVQGPLSRQILGSITEEPLDALGYMWGMPAHVAGIRAYISRTGYTGELGYEVLVPAEHAHDLWEAITTAGKPYDMALCGMAAAFSLRLEKGYIMRLDFAGGRTPYEVGLGWTVKLDKGDFIGREALLRRKSAGFPEKLTLLQLEDAYVPASGDALLVEDKEVGKVTSAAFGHSVGHPLAFGYLPLEHAGEGTSVTVLDSAGGRHPARVVRRPLYDPEGTRLRM, from the coding sequence ATGAAGCGCTCCCCCTTCTACTGCGACATCCAGCAAGCCGGCCCGCAGTGGACCGTGGTGCAGGGGTGGGAGGTGCCCAACATCTTCACCAGCCCGCGCGAGGAACATCTGGCGGTGCGCCAGCGCGCCGGCGTCTTCGACTGGTCCACCACCGGCGAGATCGAGATCCAGGGCCCCGATGCCCTGCGCCTGGTGCAGAAGGTCATTGTCAACGACGCCGCCGGCATGCCGGTCAATAAGGTCCTCTACACCACCATGCTCTTGGAAGATGGGAGCATCTTCTCCGACATCACCGTCTACCGCCTGGGCGAATCGCATTACATGCTCATGACCGCCTGGGGCAGTAACGCGGCCAACGCCCGGCCCGAATACGAATGGCTCCTGCGCTGGAGCGAGGGCCTGAACGTCGCGGTCACCGATGTTTCCTCGGGCAGTGCCCTGCTGGCCGTGCAAGGCCCCCTTTCCCGCCAGATCCTTGGCTCCATCACCGAGGAACCGCTCGATGCGCTGGGCTACATGTGGGGCATGCCGGCGCATGTGGCCGGCATCCGCGCCTACATCTCCCGCACCGGCTATACCGGTGAGCTGGGATATGAGGTGCTGGTGCCGGCGGAGCACGCCCATGACCTCTGGGAGGCCATCACCACGGCCGGCAAACCCTACGATATGGCCCTTTGCGGCATGGCGGCGGCCTTCAGCCTGCGGCTGGAAAAGGGCTACATCATGCGGCTGGACTTCGCCGGCGGCCGCACCCCTTACGAGGTTGGCCTGGGCTGGACCGTCAAGCTGGACAAGGGGGACTTCATCGGTCGCGAGGCCCTGCTCCGCCGCAAATCCGCCGGCTTTCCCGAGAAACTGACCCTCCTGCAGTTGGAAGACGCCTATGTGCCGGCCAGCGGCGATGCCCTGCTCGTGGAGGATAAAGAGGTCGGGAAGGTCACCAGCGCCGCCTTCGGCCACAGCGTGGGGCATCCGCTGGCCTTCGGCTACCTGCCGCTGGAACACGCCGGCGAAGGCACCTCGGTCACCGTCCTGGACAGCGCCGGCGGGCGCCACCCGGCGCGGGTGGTGCGCCGGCCGCTCTACGACCCCGAAGGAACCCGTCTGCGCATGTGA
- a CDS encoding helix-turn-helix transcriptional regulator, translated as MIGERIRRRRTELHMSLREVAEKAGVTASFLSQIERELADPSIKSLRRIAEALEVPVFYFLSDEQEHRPVVRRHERKKLTLPRSQVTYELLTPDLNRKMEMFIGRIHPSQGNVAHPMSHSTEECLLVLEGRIRVELADNAYELEPGDSIYFDGSQLQSICALGDEEAVFISAITPAVF; from the coding sequence GTGATTGGTGAACGAATCCGCAGAAGACGGACCGAACTGCACATGAGCCTCCGCGAGGTCGCGGAGAAGGCCGGCGTCACAGCCAGCTTCCTGAGCCAGATCGAGCGCGAGCTGGCGGACCCATCCATCAAATCCCTGCGCCGCATCGCAGAGGCGCTGGAGGTGCCCGTCTTCTACTTCCTTTCGGACGAGCAGGAGCACCGCCCGGTGGTGCGCCGGCACGAGCGGAAAAAGCTCACCCTGCCCCGCTCCCAGGTCACCTATGAACTCCTCACCCCCGACCTGAACCGCAAAATGGAGATGTTCATCGGCCGCATCCACCCCTCCCAGGGCAACGTTGCGCATCCGATGAGCCACAGCACAGAAGAGTGCCTGCTGGTGCTGGAAGGCCGCATCCGGGTGGAGCTGGCGGACAACGCCTACGAGCTGGAGCCAGGGGACAGCATCTACTTCGACGGCTCCCAATTACAGAGCATCTGCGCGTTAGGAGATGAGGAGGCGGTGTTTATCTCCGCCATCACGCCGGCCGTTTTCTAA